One genomic segment of Naumovozyma castellii chromosome 7, complete genome includes these proteins:
- the NCAS0G03540 gene encoding uncharacterized protein (ancestral locus Anc_1.530), producing the protein MKKSPLVVKRWIWIIIFAILGAFAFFKLINKSKMNDLQTILQNLPKEINNAILLDRSQEGSESDMLKKLEKMIEELNEKNQERQRLMDRERRVLERKIDSLKPIPKDSTLREVLSLKFPYSPRSKFPAFIWQVDAADDIVSRRRKGKVGREEDVALTKSWKDINPGFVNELVNEEFMDLLVRFHYQAVPEVMEAYQSLPATILKVDFFKYLILLARGGIYCDIDTTPIQAIPNWVPEDMDPRDIGLVIGIEFDKSLHDNNNKVEEEMTKWENNYMRRLQFGTWVIQTKMGHPILRDIVVQITEMTLKRKKENKLKINLDDDLNVMGWTGSGIWTDTIFAYLNDPLKSGVPNKVSWKNFRYLKEPKKVGDVLVFPEISFNAPETILKKPLQKENLGYLVTHKAEKFWKSGK; encoded by the coding sequence ATGAAGAAATCACCTTTAGTTGTGAAAAGGTGGATTTGGATCATCATCTTCGCCATTCTTGGCGCATTTGCCTTCTTCAAACTTATCAATAAATCCAAGATGAACGATTTGCAAACGATATTACAGAATTTACCCAAGGAGATCAACAATGCTATATTATTGGACCGTTCGCAGGAGGGCAGTGAATCAGATATGTTAAAAAAGCTGGAAAAGATGATTGAGGAACTAAACGAGAAGAATCAAGAACGTCAGAGATTAATGGATAGAGAGAGGAGAGTTCTTGAGAGGAAGATTGATTCTTTGAAACCCATTCCAAAGGATTCCACATTACGTGAAGTGTTATCATTGAAATTCCCATATAGTCCCAGAAGTAAGTTTCCAGCATTTATTTGGCAAGTTGACGCAGCTGATGATATTGTTTCAAGAAGACGTAAAGGAAAGGTTGGAAGGGAAGAAGATGTTGCACTTACTAAGTCATGGAAGGATATAAATCCTGGATTTGTTAACGAGCTTGTGAATGAGGAATTTATGGATTTATTAGTaagatttcattatcaaGCCGTACCAGAGGTCATGGAAGCTTATCAGTCATTGCCGGCCACGATATTAAAAGTTGATTTCTTTAAgtatttgattttattaGCAAGAGGAGGGATATATTGTGACATAGATACTACTCCCATCCAGGCAATCCCAAATTGGGTTCCTGAAGATATGGATCCACGAGATATTGGTCTTGTCattggaattgaatttgacaAGAGTCTTCatgacaataataataaggTTGAAGAGGAGATGACTAAGTGGGAAAATAACTATATGAGAAGGTTACAGTTTGGAACGTGGGTGATACAGACTAAGATGGGACACCCTATATTAAGAGATATAGTTGTTCAAATTACGGAAATGACattaaagagaaagaaggaaaataaattgaagatcAATTTGGATGATGACTTGAACGTTATGGGTTGGACAGGTTCTGGAATTTGGACCGATACTATATTTGCATATCTGAACGATCCGTTAAAGAGCGGTGTCCCCAATAAGGTTAGTTGGAAAAACTTCCGTTATTTAAAGGAACCTAAGAAAGTTGGTGATGTCCTAGTATTCCCAGAgatttcattcaatgcGCCAGAGACCATCTTAAAGAAGCCCTTGCAAAAGGAAAACCTTGGATACCTAGTCACACATAAAGCTgagaaattttggaaatcaGGGAAGTGA
- the CDC11 gene encoding septin CDC11 (ancestral locus Anc_1.531), with amino-acid sequence MSGIIEASSALRKRKHLKRGINFTVMVVGQSGCGRSTFINTLCGQQVVDVSTTVLLPTDTSTEIQLQLREETVELEDDEGVKIQLNIVDTPGFGDSLDNTSSFEIISDYIRHQYDEILLEESRVRRNPRFKDGRVHCCLYLINPTGHGLKEMDVEFIKQLGPLVNIFPVISKSDSLTPDELKLNKKLIMEDIDRFNLPIYNFPFDEDEISNEDYETNMYLKSLLPFSIIGSNEVYDMGNDLAIRGRKYPWGMIDVEDANVSDFVILRNALLISHLHDLKDYTHEILYERYRTEALSGESAPFGRSAVGTPQTRDTPQMGGPSAGMNTSQIVGTPDAEAMGSSQDTYLAREEQIRLEEERLKAFEERVQQELLLKRKELLQREQELREIEERLEQEAQSKEQASQEI; translated from the coding sequence atgtCAGGTATCATCGAAGCATCATCTGCGTtaagaaagagaaaacaTTTGAAGAGGGGTATCAACTTCACCGTGATGGTGGTAGGCCAATCCGGATGTGGTAGATCAACTTTCATCAACACGCTATGTGGACAACAAGTTGTTGATGTTTCCACGACAGTTTTGTTACCCACAGACACTTCCACCGAGATTCAACTGCAACTGAGAGAGGAGACCGtggaattggaagatgatgaaggtgtgaagattcaattgaatattgtTGACACGCCTGGATTTGGTGATTCGTTGGATAACACGTCgtcatttgaaattatatcGGATTACATTCGTCATCAATATGATGAGATTTTATTGGAAGAGAGTCGAGTGAGGAGAAACCCAAGATTTAAGGATGGGAGAGTTCATTGTTGTTTGTATTTGATCAATCCCACGGGCCATGGGTTAAAGGAAATGGACGTTGAATTTATCAAGCAATTGGGTCCACTAGTTAACATTTTCCCCGTTATTAGTAAATCTGATTCATTGACCCcagatgaattgaaattgaataagaaattgattatGGAGGATATAGATAGGTTTAACTTACCCATTTATAACTTCCcctttgatgaagatgaaatcaGTAACGAAGATTATGAAACAAACATGTATTTGAAATCGTTATTGCCCTTCTCCATTATTGGGTCCAATGAAGTCTATGATATGGGTAATGATTTGGCCATTCGTGGGAGGAAGTATCCATGGGGGATGATAGATGTTGAAGATGCTAACGTATCAGATTTTGTCATTTTAAGAAATGCACTTTTGATTTCACACTTAcatgatttgaaagattataCACATGAAATATTATACGAACGTTATAGAACGGAGGCACTATCTGGAGAATCTGCTCCATTTGGTAGATCTGCTGTGGGAACTCCTCAGACACGTGATACTCCACAAATGGGTGGACCATCTGCGGGCATGAACACATCGCAGATCGTAGGGACACCAGATGCAGAAGCAATGGGATCATCTCAAGATACATATTTGGCTCGTGAAGAACAAATAAGGttagaagaggaaagatTGAAGGCGTTCGAGGAAAGGGTCCAACAAGAGTTATTGttgaagagaaaagaaCTGTTGCAGAGAGAGCAAGAATTGAGAGAAATTGAGGAGAGATTAGAACAAGAGGCCCAATCGAAGGAACAAGCGTCACAGGAGATTTAA
- the TRP3 gene encoding bifunctional anthranilate synthase/indole-3-glycerol-phosphate synthase (ancestral locus Anc_1.532): MSTAAKNVVLIDNYDSFTWNVYEYLCQEGARVTVYRNDQITLPELIALNIDTVIISPGPGHPKTDSGISRDVISYFTGKIPVFGICMGQQCMIDVFGGEVAYAGEIVHGKTSPIYHDNKGFFKSVPQGVAVTRYHSLAGTQESLPDVLEVSARTENGIIMGVRHKKYTVEGVQFHPESILTEEGHLMIKNILQVNGGTWEENNALSSNNLSKKESILVQIYDQRKKDVAELSNTPGLTLRDLEANFRMGLAPPVQDFYKRLTLQTQEGSKKRAVVLAEMKRASPSKGDIFPDAIAAEQATKYAEAGASAISVLTEPHWFKGNLQDLVNTRRALDKKFADDLMHRPCVLRKEFIFSKYQILEARLAGADTVLLIVKMLSQESLRELYEYATREIGLEPLVEVNSKEELDRALAINAKVIGVNNRDLHSFTVDLNTTSNLVDATPKGTILIALSGITKSSDADKYKEEGVHGFLVGEALMKTNDVPKFIDELCQ; this comes from the coding sequence ATGTCTACCGCTGCGAAAAACGTCGTCCTGATCGACAACTACGATTCTTTCACATGGAACGTCTACGAGTATCTTTGCCAAGAAGGTGCCCGAGTGACCGTCTATCGTAATGACCAAATCACACTACCAGAGCTAATTGCTCTCAACATCGATACAGTCATTATATCTCCCGGTCCAGGCCACCCTAAGACAGACTCTGGAATTTCTAGAGATGTCATCAGTTACTTCACAGGTAAGATTCCTGTTTTTGGGATCTGTATGGGTCAACAATGTATGATCGATGTCTTTGGTGGTGAAGTCGCCTATGCGGGTGAGATTGTTCATGGGAAGACTTCCCCCATTTACCACGACAATAAAGGGTTCTTCAAGAGCGTTCCTCAAGGTGTTGCCGTCACGAGATATCATTCTTTGGCAGGTACTCAAGAATCCCTACCTGATGTGCTAGAGGTTTCTGCAAGAACCGAGAATGGGATAATTATGGGGGTGAGACATAAGAAATACACCGTGGAAGGTGTTCAATTCCATCCAGAATCCATCTTGACTGAAGAAGGtcatttaatgataaagaatatCTTGCAGGTTAATGGTGGTACTTGGGAGGAAAATAACGCCTTGAGCAGCAATAACCTTTCCAAGAAGGAATCCATTTTGGTTCAAATTTACGATCAACGTAAGAAGGACGTTGCTGAATTATCAAATACTCCTGGTCTCACGTTGAGAGATTTAGAGGCTAATTTCCGAATGGGGTTGGCTCCACCTGTACAAGATTTCTACAAGCGTTTAACATTACAAACACAGGAAGGTTCTAAAAAGAGAGCTGTTGTGCTGGCTGAAATGAAACGTGCATCACCTTCCAAAGGAGATATCTTCCCGGATGCCATTGCCGCTGAACAAGCCACTAAATATGCTGAGGCAGGTGCATCTGCCATTTCTGTGCTTACTGAACCACATTGGTTCAAGGGAAATCTACAAGATTTGGTTAACACTAGAAGGGCATTGGATAAGAAATTTGCTGATGATCTGATGCATAGACCATGTGTTCTAAGAAAGGAATTCATCTTTAGtaaatatcaaatattggaaGCTAGATTGGCTGGTGCCGACACAGTCTTGTTGATTGTTAAAATGCTATCCCAAGAATCTCTAAGGGAATTGTATGAATATGCTACAAGAGAGATAGGGTTGGAACCATTGGTGGAGGTCAATTCTAAGGAGGAATTAGATCGCGCATTAGCCATTAATGCAAAAGTCATTGGTGTCAATAATAGAGATTTACATTCTTTCACTGTTGATTTGAATACTACAAGTAATTTAGTTGATGCCACTCCAAAGGGTACTATATTAATCGCGTTATCTGGAATCACTAAGAGTTCGGATGCTGACAAATATAAAGAGGAAGGAGTCCATGGATTCCTTGTTGGAGAAGCtttgatgaagacgaaTGATGTGCCCAAGTTTATCGATGAACTTTGCCAATAA
- the SAC1 gene encoding phosphatidylinositol-3-phosphatase SAC1 (ancestral locus Anc_1.533): MSAGPLLFAQTSEGLFFKRADSIKDTTKESVIFLCSQDQSIKVTTKDQFPSQSKRVAALLGFIKLKLNKYAIIANSVEETGKINNHSIYKVVSHSIVPCKVISRIDSDESEYLKLLELQLKNATLFFSYTYDLTNSLQRNSVAKDTPVDDRFFWNHFLTEELRSLRDTNNLTQLNNFIQPVIYGYVKVTDTIFHSTPISIGLITRRSRLRAGTRYFRRGVDHDGNVGNFNETEQILIVNSGDVFSFLQTRGSVPVHWAEINNLKYKPNLVLGDNFDWEDSKKHFDEQVALYGDNYLVNLVNQTGHEKPVKDAYEKAVESLNNEKLHYVYFDFHHECRKMKWHRVKLLIEHLTKLGLSNEDFFHMSIDVATGTKKIINEQHSTVRTNCMDCLDRTNVVQSVLAHWVLQKEFETAGLIDPTSKSLWENDKSLLFKFQNLWADNADAVSASYSGTGALKTDFTRTGKRTRLGAFNDFINSASRYYQNNLTDGPRQDSYDLFLGNFKPYVTSIKSPFPDRRPALIQIVPYLICVSFAAMLMSIFFPRSTGFWDPMNVSYLITSASIFGLTFYYLFANGIQYVNWPKLVDVGFLVVHQTHNKEQVFKGLKYVQNSSFVKPKKD; encoded by the coding sequence ATGTCTGCTGGCCCATTACTATTCGCTCAAACTTCAGAAGGTCTGTTCTTCAAACGAGCTGATTCCATTAAGGACACCACCAAGGAATCGGTGATTTTCTTATGTAGTCAGGATCAATCAATTAAGGTCACCACGAAAGACCAATTTCCTTCACAATCAAAGAGAGTTGCCGCATTATTGGGgtttattaaattgaaattgaacaaatacGCAATCATCGCCAATTCCGTGGAAGAAACAGGTAAGATTAATAATCATTCCATTTATAAAGTCGTTTCTCATTCCATCGTCCCATGTAAAGTCATTTCCAGAATTGATTCCGATGAATCtgaatatttgaagttATTAGAATTGCAACTGAAAAATGCAACACTATTCTTCTCTTACACTTATGATTTGACAAATTCATTACAAAGAAATTCTGTAGCCAAGGATACACCTGTCGATGATAGATTTTTCTGGAATCACTTCTTAACTGAAGAATTGAGATCTTTACGTGACACTAATAATTTGactcaattgaataattttattcaaCCAGTTATTTATGGGTACGTGAAGGTTACCGATACCATTTTCCACTCCACTCCAATCTCTATTGGTTTGATTACAAGACGTAGTAGATTGAGAGCTGGTACTAGATATTTCCGTCGTGGTGTTGATCATGATGGTAACGTTGGAAACTTTAATGAAACGGAACAAATATTAATTGTCAATTCTGGTGACgttttttcattcttgCAAACTAGAGGTTCCGTCCCAGTCCATTGGGCTGAAATtaacaatttgaaatataaacCAAATTTGGTGTTGGGAGATAACTTTGATTGGGAAGATTCAAAGAAACATTTCGATGAACAAGTTGCACTATATGGTGATAACTATCTGGTTAACTTGGTTAATCAAACAGGTCATGAAAAACCTGTTAAGGATGCATATGAAAAAGCTGTTGAATccttgaataatgaaaaattacatTATGTTTACTTTGATTTTCACCATGAATGTCGTAAGATGAAATGGCACAGagtgaaattattgattgaACATTTGACTAAATTGGGTCTTTCAAATGAGGATTTCTTCCATATGTCCATTGATGTGGCCACAGGtacaaagaaaattattaatgaacaACATTCCACTGTGAGAACTAATTGTATGGATTGTTTGGATAGAACAAATGTGGTCCAATCAGTCTTAGCTCATTGGGTACTACAAAAAGAGTTTGAAACTGCTGGTTTAATTGATCCTACATCCAAATCTCTATGggaaaatgataaatcattattatttaaattccaaaatctATGGGCTGATAATGCTGATGCAGTCAGTGCCTCCTATTCAGGAACGGGTGCTTTAAAGACCGATTTCACAAGAACTGGGAAACGTACCCGTTTAGGTGcattcaatgattttatCAACTCTGCTTCTCGTTACTATCAAAACAATTTAACAGATGGTCCAAGACAAGATTCTTATGATTTATTCTTGGGTAATTTTAAGCCATATGTGACCTCTATCAAATCGCCCTTCCCAGACAGAAGACCAgctttaattcaaatagTCCCATATTTGATTTGTGTCTCGTTTGCTGCTATGCTTATGTCAATTTTCTTCCCTAGAAGTACAGGATTTTGGGATCCAATGAATGTATCGTATCTCATCACTTCAGCAAGTATATTCGGATTAACTTTTTACTATTTGTTCGCTAATGGTATTCAATATGTTAACTGGCCTAAATTGGTTGATGTTGGATTCTTGGTGGTTCATCAAACGCATAATAAGGAGCAAGTGTTTAAAGGTTTAAAATATGTTCAGAATTCAAGTTTCGTTAAACCAAAGAAggattaa
- the RLP7 gene encoding Rlp7p (ancestral locus Anc_1.401) produces MSDSTKPVLNSTPEILLRKRRNADRTRLEKQELARQRQAKQKKQKSQRKNRFIRMESIAANTLATEREKERIKRISKLENKKSKNELDHLPSEKNFILKISEKTPEEQEETVDVDDDEENDDNLVREKIEYDGKDQLLFVVRVKGPTAVKLPHKVFKILSVLRLDELNTGVFIKLTPSVFPLLKLVAPYIVIGRPSLSSIRSLIQKRSKIMYQGPEETEPKSIVLNDNNIIEEKLGETGIICMEDIIHEIATLGESFKSCTFFLQPFKLNREVSGFNSLNRLRKIEQKENESKIRQVSNASTAPIIQIDIDSLISKVN; encoded by the coding sequence ATGTCCGACTCTACGAAACCTGTCCTAAACTCTACTCCTGAGATTCTTCTCCGTAAGAGAAGAAATGCTGACAGAACCAGATTGGAGAAGCAAGAACTGGCTAGACAAAGACAAGCCAAACAGAAGAAACAGAAGTCCCAAAGGAAGAACAGATTCATTAGAATGGAATCCATTGCAGCTAATACCTTGGCCACTGAGAGAGAGAAGGAGAGAATTAAGAGAATCTCAAAGTTGGAAAACAAAAAGTCTAAGAATGAATTGGATCATCTACCTTCTGAGAAAAACTTCATATTGAAGATCTCTGAAAAAACTccagaagaacaagaagagactgttgatgttgatgacgacgaagaaaatgatgacAACTTAGTAAgagaaaagattgaataCGACGGTAAGGATCAATTACTATTTGTGGTGAGAGTGAAGGGCCCCACTGCTGTGAAGTTACCTCATAAAGttttcaagattttatCTGTGTTAAGATTGGATGAACTAAATACTGGTGTCTTTATCAAATTAACACCCTCCGTGTTCCCTCTTTTGAAACTCGTGGCACCATATATCGTCATTGGAAGACCTTCCTTAAGTTCCATTCGTTCATTGATCCAAAAGAGATCCAAGATAATGTACCAAGGTCCAGAAGAAACTGAGCCCAAGTCCATTGTTTTGAATGATAACaacattattgaagaaaagttGGGTGAAACTGGGATCATATGTATGGAAGATATTATCCATGAAATTGCTACTCTAGGTGAATCCTTCAAAAGCTGTACATTTTTCCTACAACCATTCAAGTTGAACAGAGAAGTGTCAGGTTTCAACTCTTTAAATAGACTAAGAAAGATTGagcaaaaagaaaatgagTCCAAGATTCGTCAAGTCTCAAACGCCTCAACTGCCCCAATCATCCAAATCGACATCGATTCCTTGATCAGCAAAGTGAACTGA
- the LAP3 gene encoding bleomycin hydrolase (ancestral locus Anc_2.5), which produces MQRSLDSATLAQWTQELRTDPTYQLSSTVLKNGNADDLLLDKLRLLQIDQPVYNITVTDLDKVAPITNQKASGRCWLFAATNELRINIAKRLNLKEFELSQGYLFFYDKLEKANYFLDQIIDTCDEDEDSRLVQYLLSAPVQDGGQYSMFFNLVRKYGLVPKAIYDDRNYSITASRKLNGLLTTKLREFAEVLRDAIAQKKDVAPLRNSMQKEIYKLLSMFLNIPSVQPNETFKWSYTDKDKKVQTLECTPLEFASKQAGLNLQDSLKTPVSLINDPRHEYGRLIKIDRLGNVIDGDDVLYLNVDNETLSKLVVKRLQNDKAVFFGSHTPKYMNKEHGIMDIQLWNYEAIDYNLNQSKSSRIKYHESMMTHAMLIRACNVEEGEQLPSRYCVENSWGKDSGRDGLYLMTQEYFEEYCFQIVVDLDELPKDLAEKFTSKEEKPIVLPIWDPMGALAD; this is translated from the coding sequence ATGCAGAGATCACTAGATTCGGCTACTTTAGCCCAGTGGACCCAGGAGTTGAGGACGGATCCCACTTACCAACTTTCCTCCACCGTATTGAAAAACGGTAATGCAGATGACTTGCTGCTTGATAAGCTTCGTCTACTCCAAATAGATCAACCTGTTTATAACATTACTGTGACAGACTTAGATAAAGTGGCACCCATTACTAACCAGAAGGCTTCTGGGAGATGCTGGCTATTCGCTGCTACTAATGAGTTACGTATTAATATTGCGAAGCgtttgaatttgaaagagtTCGAATTGTCTCAAGGCTACCTTTTCTTCTATGATAAGCTTGAAAAGGCTAATTATTTCCTAGATCAGATAATTGATACATgtgatgaggatgaggatTCAAGACTTGTTCAGTATTTATTGAGTGCTCCCGTACAGGATGGGGGTCAATATTCCATGTTTTTCAACTTGGTAAGAAAATATGGGTTGGTTCCCAAGGCTATCTATGATGATAGAAACTACTCTATAACTGCATCAAGGAAATTGAATGGCCTTTTAACTACCAAATTGAGGGAATTTGCTGAAGTGCTAAGAGATGCCATTGCACAGAAGAAGGATGTGGCTCCCCTAAGAAATTCTATgcaaaaagaaatttataaattattgTCCATGTTCTTAAATATCCCATCAGTGCAACCCAATGAAACCTTTAAATGGTCTTACACTGATAAGGATAAGAAAGTACAAACTTTGGAATGTACTCCTTTGGAATTTGCCTCAAAGCAAGCTGGTTTAAATTTACAAGATTCTTTGAAGACTCCTGTATCCTTAATTAACGATCCAAGACATGAGTATGGGAGattaattaaaattgaTCGTCTAGGAAATGTCATTGATGGTGATGACGTTTTATACTTGAATGTGGATAATGAAACATTATCTAAACTGGTCGTCAAGAGATTACAGAATGACAAAGCAGTGTTTTTTGGTTCTCACACTCCTAAATATATGAATAAAGAACACGGAATAATGGATATACAATTATGGAATTATGAAGCTATTGATTataatttgaatcaatctaaatcttcaagaattaaATACCATGAAAGTATGATGACCCATGCTATGTTAATTAGAGCTTGTAACGTGGAGGAAGGTGAACAGTTACCTTCCCGTTATTGTGTTGAGAATTCTTGGGGGAAAGATTCAGGAAGAGATGGGCTTTACTTAATGACACAAGAGTATTTCGAAGAATATTGCTTCCAAATTGTCGTAGACTTAGATGAATTACCAAAGGATTTAGCTGAAAAGTTCACATCAAAAGAGGAGAAACCAATTGTTTTACCAATATGGGATCCGATGGGTGCTCTCGCAGATTAA
- the LST8 gene encoding TOR complex subunit LST8 (ancestral locus Anc_1.399), whose protein sequence is MKDSRKFSNSKGRQIKTRNIMSVILVSAGYDHTIRFWEALTGVCSRTIQHSDSQVNRLEITNDKKLLAAAGYQNVRLYDIRTTNPNAVATFEGHKGNVTSVSFQQDNKWMVTSSEDGTIKVWDVRSPSVPRNYKHNAPVNEVVIHPNQGELISCDRDGTIKIWDLGENQCTHQLIPDDDNTSLQSLSVASDGSMLVAANNKGDCYVWEMPNHTDASNLKPINKFSAHKDYITRVVLSSDVKHMATCSADRTAKIWSVGETEDDFNLETTLDGHQRWVWDCAFSADSAYLVTASSDHYVRLWDLSTREIVRQYGGHHKGAVCVALNDV, encoded by the coding sequence ATGAAAGATTCTAGAAAGTTCTCGAACAGCAAAGGAAGACAAATTAAGACGAGAAACATAATGTCAGTGATACTAGTATCGGCAGGTTACGATCATACAATAAGGTTTTGGGAAGCATTAACCGGTGTTTGTTCACGAACAATCCAACATTCGGACTCCCAAGTGAATCGTTTGGAGATCACTAATGATAAGAAGCTTTTAGCTGCAGCAGGATACCAAAATGTTAGACTTTATGATATACGGACAACTAATCCTAACGCTGTGGCAACGTTTGAAGGGCATAAGGGAAATGTGACCTCAGTCTCTTTCCAGCAGGATAACAAATGGATGGTGACTTCAAGTGAGGATGGGACTATTAAGGTCTGGGATGTCAGGTCACCTTCCgttccaagaaattataaGCATAATGCACCAGTAAACGAAGTGGTAATACACCCCAACCAAGGTGAATTGATTTCTTGTGATAGGGATGGTACAATTAAAATCTGGGATTTGGGAGAGAATCAATGTACTCATCAATTGATACCTGACGACGATAATACTTCATTACAATCACTCTCAGTGGCTAGTGATGGATCCATGTTAGTAGCTGCAAATAATAAGGGAGATTGTTACGTTTGGGAAATGCCTAACCATACAGATGCGTCAAATTTAAAACcgattaataaatttagtGCTCACAAAGATTATATTACGAGAGTTGTGTTATCCTCCGACGTGAAACATATGGCCACATGTTCAGCAGACCGAACCGCGAAGATATGGTCTGTTGGTGAGACTGAAGATGATTTCAATCTGGAAACAACTTTAGATGGGCATCAACGATGGGTATGGGATTGTGCATTTAGTGCAGACAGTGCATATCTAGTCACTGCCTCATCAGACCATTATGTGAGATTATGGGACCTTTCGACCAGGGAGATTGTAAGACAATATGGTGGCCATCACAAAGGTGCTGTATGTGTTGCATTAAATGatgtttga
- the SIS1 gene encoding type II HSP40 co-chaperone SIS1 (ancestral locus Anc_1.398), whose protein sequence is MVKETKLYDLLGVSPTANEQELKKGYRKAALKYHPDKPTGDTEKFKEISEAFEILNDPNTREVYDQYGLEAARSGGPSFGGAGAGGFPGGAGGFSGHQFSNDDAFNMFSQFFGGSAGGDPFSGGGFHGMGGMPGGMHGGMPGGFRSAAPQYEEEEVVPVNLPVSLEDLFIGKKKSFKIGRKGPGGSQEKTQIDIQLRPGWKAGTKVTYKNQGDYNPRSGGRKTLQFVIQEKAHPDFKRDGDDLIYILRLSFKESLLGFSKTINTIDGRKLPLSRSQPIQPTEISTYPGQGMPVSKNPSQRGNLIIKYKIDYPISLNDNQRIAIEQNF, encoded by the coding sequence ATGGTCaaggaaacaaaattatATGATTTACTTGGTGTTTCACCAACCGCCaatgaacaagaattgaaaaaaggTTACAGAAAGGCAGCGCTAAAATATCATCCAGATAAGCCTACCGGTGATACTGAGAagtttaaagaaatttcagaaGCCTTTGAAATCTTAAACGACCCCAATACTAGAGAAGTATATGATCAATATGGGTTAGAAGCTGCAAGATCAGGTGGTCCATCATTCGGTGGTGCTGGTGCTGGTGGATTTCCAGGCGGAGCTGGTGGATTTAGTGGCCATCAATTTAGTAATGATGATGCCTTTAATATGTTTTCTCAATTCTTTGGTGGTTCTGCTGGTGGCGATCCATTTTCCGGTGGTGGATTCCATGGAATGGGTGGTATGCCCGGTGGTATGCACGGAGGTATGCCTGGTGGATTTAGATCTGCTGCACCTCaatatgaagaagaagaagtggTGCCAGTTAATTTGCCTGTTTCTTTAGAAGATTTGTTTATagggaagaagaaatctttcaaGATTGGTAGAAAAGGACCAGGTGGTTCTCAAGAAAAGACTCAAATAGACATTCAATTGAGACCAGGTTGGAAGGCGGGTACTAAGGTCACTTACAAGAACCAAGGTGATTATAACCCGAGATCTGGTGGAAGGAAAACCTTACAATTTGTAATTCAAGAGAAGGCTCACCcagatttcaaaagagATGGTGACGATTTAATTTATATTCTGAGATTATCCTTTAAAGAATCACTACTTGGGTTTTCCAAGACCATAAACACCATCGATGGTAGAAAATTGCCTCTATCGAGATCACAACCAATTCAGCCAACGGAAATATCTACTTATCCTGGTCAAGGTATGCCCGTATCTAAAAATCCTTCTCAAAGGGGGAACttaattattaaatataaaattgattatccaatttctttgaatgataATCAAAGAATAGCCATCGAACAAAACTTTTAA